The DNA region ACCGCCCGACCTGGTAGGCCGGGTGGACCTGGTGCGGCCGGCTCCCTCGCACCGGCCGGCCCACGGCGCCGGGCCGGGGCGCCCAGTGGGCACGGGCCCGCCTGCTGGCCGCCTCGACGCGGGCGGTCAACTCGCGCCCGCTGCAGGGGTACACGATGTAGTCGTCGGCGCCGAGCTTGAAACTCAGCACCCGGTCGACTTCGTCGTTCCGCGTGGTGATCATGATGACCGGCACCGGCGACACCGCGCGGACCGCCTGGCAGACGTCGAATCCGTCGACATCGGCGAGAAGGACGTCGAGGAATACGGCGTCGACGTCACCGCAGCGTTCCAGGACGATACCGCTGTCGGATCCCGTCTCGACGTGATAGCCCTGATCGCGTAAGTCACCCGCGATACCGGAAACTAAGTCGTCATCGCGGGAAACAGCGAGAACCTGCATGTATCTGCTCCCTTTTCAGCGTCATGCCCCGGCACCGGTCGACCCTGTGGGGTGCGGCACCGGAAGTGACTGAGTGGAAAATCCGGAGTGAGCGCCCCCGATTTCCCGGAATGAGCGGCGCACAGGGAAGCGGACTTTTGTGTTCCGGACCCCGCTGCCGTGACCCACCCCGCACTGTCGCGCGTCGCCCCTCGTCAGGACCGGCGTCGGTGCCGGCCGGGGCCGCTCCCATGGTGAGGATTCGGCCTGCCGTACGCATCGAGTGACGCACTTCACATCTCCACTGTGGCGCCGATATGCGCTCTTGAATGGGCTCCAGACGGACAGCTCAATTAGTCTACATGGACCGCATGGACCGTCAAGTGCACACTATATTTAGTTTACTTGTTGTGCGGATTACCAGGTCAGCCCGCAATGGGGATCGACAGCCACCCCGCACCCCGCCTCCCGACAGTTTTCACCGGCGCGCCGGAATGCTTGGGGAACGTCCGCGCCGT from Actinacidiphila sp. DG2A-62 includes:
- a CDS encoding response regulator transcription factor; translation: MQVLAVSRDDDLVSGIAGDLRDQGYHVETGSDSGIVLERCGDVDAVFLDVLLADVDGFDVCQAVRAVSPVPVIMITTRNDEVDRVLSFKLGADDYIVYPCSGRELTARVEAASRRARAHWAPRPGAVGRPVRGSRPHQVHPAYQVGRFEQVHQVHQVGHIRVDLRRRRIAVHNRDVQLTRKEFDILAVLVSDLDRVFTRAHLMTAVWGHDGAGDTRTLGVHIASLRKKLGTPKMIETVRGVGFRLAPPQSWPAGEERAS